A genome region from Brooklawnia propionicigenes includes the following:
- the rpsJ gene encoding 30S ribosomal protein S10 — MAGQKIRIRLRAYDHEVIDSSARKIVDTVTRTGAKVAGPVPLPTEKNVWCVIRSPHKYKDSREHFEMRTHKRLIDILDPTPKTVDSLMRLDLPAGVDIEIKLP; from the coding sequence GTGGCGGGACAAAAGATCCGCATCAGGCTTCGGGCCTATGACCATGAGGTCATTGACTCGTCGGCGCGCAAGATCGTCGACACCGTCACCCGGACGGGTGCCAAGGTCGCCGGCCCAGTGCCGTTGCCGACCGAGAAGAACGTGTGGTGTGTTATTCGCTCGCCGCACAAGTACAAGGACAGCCGCGAGCACTTTGAGATGCGTACCCACAAGCGGCTCATCGACATCCTCGACCCGACCCCCAAGACGGTGGATTCGCTGATGCGTCTCGACCTGCCGGCTGGTGTCGACATCGAGATCAAGCTCCCGTGA